The DNA region GGGTCCCCCGGCTTCTTCGTCAGATGGAtacgccagccagccaggccTATGAGGGTGATCGGCATTAGCAACCACTGGCAGCCCTCATCTCCCAGCTTCCGTGCCTACAAGATGTTGTCTATCGATGCCCGTCACAGTTCCCACCTTGCTTGCTCATGGCATTGCACGCCAAGCAAATAGAAGCTCGTTTGCATCTTCAAATGTTCAGACTGTGCAGCGCCTTCGACAACTCGCCAACGATTGATCCTCACGAGTGGAACGTCATCACTTCTCCATGTCTCTACAATGTCTGGGTTCGGTACAACAACATGTCATATGATGATGAAACCAACCCTATTGACTCTACTCCCTCCAGTTGCGGGTTCTCGAGTGGGATGCTCAAGCAGCCGCTGGCCTCAGCCGGTCTTAAAGAAGTCCATACAATCTACGGCTACACGGCCGAACTGGTTTCCTTCGGCAATCCTGACAAGCATCCAGACGAACATCATGCATGTCGCAACGTGTCTCGCAACCCAGCCAACCGGTTGCGTCGAAAAATCCCAAGAGGCCACGGGGGTCACCCTTTTCCGAAAGGCCGATTGACACATCTAAACCTCAGCCACAGTGCGCACGCGTGCGAAACACGAGATCATGTTCATGCCGGGGATTGGACAACCGCCCTTGGGCAACTTAAGACTAGGGACGGGCCGTGGAATGCTTTGACAGATTTCGCTCTGCTGCAGAGCTTGACTCTGGATCATGCAGTTTCTGCAAAACAGCTTATCGCACTAACAATAACGTCCTTCCTCGCACAACTTTGATTTAGAACCAATGTCGTTCACTCTTCAGCAGCCTTTCGTTAGCCTGCGAATTGCCACGGCACGAAGGATCTCGTGTGCCCTTCACCAGTGGAGGCCGACTACTACCAAGAGGTTGCTCGGTTCCTGGACAGCATACCCTCTCTAAGGGCGCTCCAAATCACTGGACGGGATCACTCCGTCCTTGGATTCTGCTTCGATTGTCCTAGATTGCAGAGCCTCTCGCTGCTTCCCTTACGAAAATGGGAAGGCCAAAGCCCCGTCGGTTACATGCAGAACCACGTCACTATTCAGGATCTAGCTGCGCTCACAAAGTCTTTTCCAGCGCTGACCGATCTCGCCGTTTCAATTGCGAGGTCAAGAGGAGATGCTGCAGAGATTGCCTGTTACAAGTTAATTGGTGACAATCGTCCCCAACTGCATAGCCTGACGCTGATGCTAGATTGCTCACCTCCAAGGCTCATTCAGTCAAGCGGCCAGATGACAAGCAAGCCATACCTCGGGTGAAGCCGTACCCATCAACACCCGTGTCTCGCATTCCTCCCTCTGTAGTCTGCATCCTAGACCAAGACAGAGATGAGACCGCTGATGATTATTGGCGTGTACAGGACTACCACAACGGACACGTCTACGACATTTTCATAAACAGGGCCCTCAACGCCTTCCTGGCTCGAGACATCTTTTCCGCGGTGGGGGGCAACGTGGATACCTTACTTGTACAATCTTACGGAGGCGAGAATCTGTCACAAAAAGGACCACCGCCACGTTGCGGCATGTTGTTTAACGGGCGCTCAAAAGGTCCTGCCGGGCACCTACCCAAACCATTTCTTCATGCCATTTCCAAATCGTGGATGGTGGAACGAATGAACAGCCAGCTGGTGGTTACGGAACTCACCAGCGAGGAGCCTGACAAGTGGCTGAAGAATTCGTTGAGCCTCAAAGAAAATCATGGAAAGGTCATGGACTATTTCAGGCGTGTGTGGCCTGCGAAAAAGGCTGGGAGTgaagggtggtggggagacTGGGAGAGCTGGGGTCTTCAGATTGGATAGAATCGGCTTGCGACGGTACTTTCTTTTCTGGTTCTGCGGTACAAACTTACGGTCAGCAGTCATTCTGCAATGCGATTTATCAGTTAGATTGAAGTCCGATCTTGTCATTGGACTCACTTCAACCCTCTTTTACAAGCTCCTGGAAGGATTTTCTGCAGTTGGATCCCAGGCTGAATCAGGCAGGTGGAAATATCGTGGGATGGACGATGCTAGCCCATCGCCCCGTAAGCTTCTGGAATGGGACCGGGAATGATACTGTTGAACGGGGGGCCAGAGCCTCGTTGGCAATAAAGACATATCATGTccttatttttatttttatttttttaaaaaaagcAGCTTTCCTTTGTGAGACTCATCCTGTCTAAGGTACATTAAAGATCCAAGAATTTAAACAACATGCAGCTCCCCAAAGTCCTAACAGCAATCTTCTACTTCTTCCTCAAAGTCCAGGCCgtcctccttcccatccctcacACGCCCTATCTCGCCAAATGGACAACCTCAGAACTCATCAATCATGGGTTCCCAGACCCATTCAACACATCCCACACCCGCCGAATCATGATCTCGCGCTACACCCCAGTTCAAAAACGAGACTGTCTTGAAACCTGCCAGCTTCCTTACATGCCTGAATTCATCGCCTCGGTAGAGGATGAGATCTTCCGGGCCGACATGGGCGACACACCCTGGCCACGAGGCGTGCTTGCTTCGCTAGAGGTGGAGATGTGCTGCAAGGAGAGACGACGTGACCATCACGACAAACCACGcccgcttcttctcctcggtcCCGGCCTCAACACAACACGGTATTGGTACTCGGCCATGGGACAGAGTCTCGCTGGGATGGGCTTTGAAGTCGTGGTAATGGACCACCCTTACGAGACGGACGTGGTGCAATACCCTGATGGCACCGTCATTTACGGGGGACGGGTTCCTGCGGATGCAGAGgctgtggaggagttgaggttTGCGTTGGAGGTTAGGGCGAAGGATGCGACTCTTGTTCTTGACTGGCTCAAGGTTCCTAAATCAGCCAAGGTTGGCTTTGTGGGGAGTTCGTTTGGTGGaccggctgctgctgtggcgaTGAGGCGGGATGGGAGGATTGCTGCGGGGGTTAATCTTGATGGGGGTATGTTTGGTGCTGGGGTTGCTGAGGGTGGGGCCGTGAGACCGTTTTTGATGTTCGGGGCAGATGGGCATAATACTACAACTGATGAGACTTGGGGACGGTTTTGGGATGCTACTGCGGAGAGGAGGCCTGGGTTGTGGATGAAGGAGTTGAGTGTGGTTAATGCGACGCATAGGACGTTTTTGGACTTTTcgttggttggggaggttaGCGAGGAGTTGAGGAGGGTTGGGTTCGGAGGTGTGGTTAGTGGGGTTTGGgcgatggggatgatgacggAGTATTTGACGGATTTTTTTCGGTTTGcgttgatgggggagggggaggggttgcttGCTGGGGAGAGTGGGAGGTTTCCTGAGGTGAAGTTTTTGAGACCGCAGGGGACACAACCACTGTAATATGGTCAATATTTACTCTACCAATGTTCAAAGGAGCACGTTAGGAATAGTTACACAGACCAATAAACCTAGGTACTCGACGAAGGCTTGCTGAACCTCCGACCTCCGCTCAGTCTCCCGCCAGCCATTTACATCAGCGCATGTGTTACACAACCCCAATATCGCACGGCAATCACTTTCTTGTTATACCAAGCAGGTCATGTTGTGCTGTCATGTAATGTTCAAGCTCACCGCCTACCTATTAATTCATCGGGCGTCATTGGGCTTCATCAAAAGTCTCCcactcaacaaccaacatcTCGAAGGACCAAAACTAAGACAATACAAAAACTATGGAGCTATACCGCTGCCTATCGCTTCCCGATTTTCTCTATCGGGTCCAATAGGTAGGGATTAAAACCGAAGAAGACTCGAATGGTGAACTCATGGCTCAGCGCCGTGTACCCCGCATGGGCTTTGGACGATAAGGACTTCAAACAAGCAGTCTACAACCAATTCGACTGGGATTATAAAGGCCGCACTCCCTTCATTTCCTGCTTTTCAGACAAAGACTTCGCCATCAAGTGGGCCTGTAAAATCATGAGATCTTCACGGAGATGTTCACAGAAACAGGAGTGAACCCTTTTCACTATCGACACCCGGCTTCTTTCGCACTCTGTCTATGTTTACAAACTGAGCAGATTCATCGATTGTATGGATATTCGGACTCCCGATAGGGCGGAGGAAGTTTGCAAACCAGGGGCCTATATCTGTTTACATAGCATTCCTTCTGGCGCAATTGTTGAGGCAGAGAAATGGAATGAATCCTCGCGGAGCATCAAAATCCCCTCTATAGGTAAGTATCTTGCCCTTAAATAGAGGCATCTACATGTGGTCGCTAACCCATCCGTTACTTTACAGCGCCATCATGTCGTCCAAGCAACACCAATATGGTCGAATATCGGGATGATCAGATAGCAAAGGATTCTGAGTAGATGGAGAAGCATACTAGACTTTTCGAATCGTTGTCGAGATTTCTgacatctctctctctcttgaaCTACGCAAGGCGACACATTCtctttcatcatcttcagaCAATGTATTTCATTTGATGGATATAGAGAAGCGGCCCTCGTTCCCGAACGCCATGACCATGGTTGCCGAAGCTCTTGAGTCTTGGGGCTCTGTGTTGGGTGTTGTGACCAAGGATAACAACAAGAAGACTTGGGGGGAACATTCTCGAGGAAGTGACAAGAGGTCTGGAGCCCGTTGTTCCGAGGTTAGACGAAGCAAGGCTTTGTTGGGGAGTATTTGAGGAGTCTGTGGATCTTACCATTGgtatgggaaggggggggggctcTCTTTGAAAACACATGATGCGTGAGTCTCAGATATACATCGGAGACTGTGAAATATATGGGAGTCCACCGACACAGGACTCATCACATTCACTTGTATGTAGTCCGCAATACTTTTAGCTCAGCGTCTCTTTTTTGATGTATCATTTTCATAATCGAAGATTAATTTGATAGACCTGCAGTCAATGTTGTCAGAAACACGAATGATGGCCAGCGTCGAGTCCAGTTTGGATTAGATCCTTGCGATCCACAGGGACGGGATCAGGAGACCGCTCCACTTAAATTTGCAACTCATGCAGGTGTAGGTACTCGGTTACGGGCTCAACACGAAATACGGACTCGAGACTAACGTGCGGCGCAGTAGATGCAGGCGATGTCCGCCTATCTAGGTGCAATATCCCGAGCTTGGGGCTGATATCAATACCTGCAGTTTGTCGTGCTGAGATCTACTTCTGATTAGGTAGGTACCTCATCCAGCCCGCTTGCATTCTCCATTTTAAGGTATGTCAATTTTCACATTGGTTCCCGTAGGGGTCTTTTTT from Podospora pseudopauciseta strain CBS 411.78 chromosome 6, whole genome shotgun sequence includes:
- a CDS encoding hypothetical protein (COG:I; EggNog:ENOG503P2CV), with amino-acid sequence MQLPKVLTAIFYFFLKVQAVLLPIPHTPYLAKWTTSELINHGFPDPFNTSHTRRIMISRYTPVQKRDCLETCQLPYMPEFIASVEDEIFRADMGDTPWPRGVLASLEVEMCCKERRRDHHDKPRPLLLLGPGLNTTRYWYSAMGQSLAGMGFEVVVMDHPYETDVVQYPDGTVIYGGRVPADAEAVEELRFALEVRAKDATLVLDWLKVPKSAKVGFVGSSFGGPAAAVAMRRDGRIAAGVNLDGGMFGAGVAEGGAVRPFLMFGADGHNTTTDETWGRFWDATAERRPGLWMKELSVVNATHRTFLDFSLVGEVSEELRRVGFGGVVSGVWAMGMMTEYLTDFFRFALMGEGEGLLAGESGRFPEVKFLRPQGTQPL
- a CDS encoding hypothetical protein (EggNog:ENOG503PZ37), yielding MVNSWLSAVYPAWALDDKDFKQAVYNQFDWDYKGRTPFISCFSDKDFAIKWACKIMRSSRRCSQKQEFIDCMDIRTPDRAEEVCKPGAYICLHSIPSGAIVEAEKWNESSRSIKIPSIAPSCRPSNTNMVEYRDDQIAKDSE